The genomic segment GTTTACCACTTCGAACTTCTGCTACTAAATCACGACCATATTTTGTTAAAGCTTCATAGTTTTCCTCTGCATTTTGAGAAGTCACTTTTTTCCCTCCTCTAATTTGTAAGATTGCTTCTTTTATATGCTTTTTATGTTTGTTTTGCTTCTTTAATTCGCTTGTAATTGGATTAGTTTTTTGATCCATAACTGCTAAGATAAGATGTTCTGTTGAAACAAAATCATCTCCTAGTTGTTTTTGTTCTTTTTCAGCATCTCGCATTAATTGGAATAGTGGCTGACTCATCGCTTGACCATAGTTCACACCACTTCCTGAGACAACCGGGATTTTTTTCAACATATCTCCCACTACATGGTGCAGCTCTTCAATATTTACTTCTGCTACATCATAAACCCGTTTCGTGAAATCACTTTCTGTTAAAAGCACTTGAAAAATATGTGCTACATCAATTTCTTGGTGTTCCGAGGCTATTGCTAAGTTTTGCGCGTCTGCAATTGTTTGCTGGACTTGTTGCGTAAATTTTTGTAAATCCATTAGATTGTCCTCCTTATAAAAGATAAGTCTGACCTTTTTTGACCTTAATTTTATTATAGAATTTTAAATTGCTTTTGTCTAACAGAAACCATCTTTTTTATAGAAAAAAATCTGCCAATTTTTAGGCTGGCAGATCTTTTATTTCTACTTAATCACGTCCTGTAAAAAGGCGTAGTAAAAACATAAATAAGTTAAGAAAATCAAGGTATAACGTAAGTGCAAGCATTGGAACATCGTCAAGACTTGTATCACGTTTCATTATTTGGTTAAAATCATACAAAATATATAACGAAAAAATTAATGTTCCCGCAGCTGAAATAATTGTTGAGAGCATGGAACCTAATGGTAAAAAGACACCAAAAAAGCTAAATAGCACTAAAATAATAATTGCTGCAAAAAGTGCCCTGCTTAAAAAGGATAAATCTTTCTTTGTTTTTGCACCGATAAAAGCGAGTGCCGTAAATGTAACGGAAGCTGTAACGAAGGCCATAAGTACAGCAGCACCTTGTCCAGCACCAAAGTAATATGTCAAAGTCGGTCCGAGTGTTAAACCTGTGACAAAGGCAAAAGCTAGCAAAACTGGATAGCCAACGACTTTATTAATCGTTTTACTGCGTCGTACTAAAATAGACACAATAAGTAATGCTA from the Listeria seeligeri serovar 1/2b str. SLCC3954 genome contains:
- a CDS encoding Bax inhibitor-1/YccA family protein; amino-acid sequence: MNEIGQTSERVKTDKRTSKQIIMQKILNWFVFSLLVASVGAAIGSELSPELYLPLVVIEIALLIVSILVRRSKTINKVVGYPVLLAFAFVTGLTLGPTLTYYFGAGQGAAVLMAFVTASVTFTALAFIGAKTKKDLSFLSRALFAAIIILVLFSFFGVFLPLGSMLSTIISAAGTLIFSLYILYDFNQIMKRDTSLDDVPMLALTLYLDFLNLFMFLLRLFTGRD